The Accipiter gentilis chromosome 14, bAccGen1.1, whole genome shotgun sequence genome contains a region encoding:
- the LOC126045523 gene encoding centrosome-associated protein CEP250-like isoform X5: MATGAGGAAQSQASLRRRLQSSEEAQHRQAVLVRKLQAKVLQYRTRCRELEQQLAAGGGPLPGRWEATEDQSLEKALLRVEEEQQRCENLAEVNTLLQEHLDEANAVNSALKEDVGKLTVDWMRAREELEVKESEWRSERELYDNYLMGERSRLLSLWRQVVTFRRHFLEMKTATDRDLSELKAEQMRLSGSILVNCSRLNSGVQLWQSFTLGKPVLKDQTQQQAGQKINQKAQEVMCLPVKGDLEKKELQDRVMELSALLVQSQKQNEEKEKTMKTLNDTVEILEASRLEKEYEASLTKSAKEENRSLQKLIKDITEVVLGDSDSMVSIICTDSSQHAESSTILSCLSSVDAEHAFVLVQETLARRRGETQALKEELSARQDSISFLLHQHRQQEEKCRNLQQRLEQLEEECTMSSSHRQHLQSLVEALRSDCANLEKTREELRQQLELTEQEASRLRQSNTELQLKEDSAQGEKVEQQEMMERARRDQELLLKDLAALEGEHSLLQSELVVAREMLEESHLQRDLLKQEKHELTVALEKAEQSVAELTGAQNKLTAEIADLQVAAANMSSINEALALDKVQLNKLVLQLEQEHDVLSGKVDEMERAKISDQEKLNLCERANEALSAEKAHLEQLLKKAEEQQEGLQAELRMLAEEKAETQEKLNEIYHQQKSASSGLEQLRQESSCQGQALAKVSKEKELLVHEKAALEVRLAATERDRRGLAEQLAEARCGRETLESSLFEAQQRLSQLEIARSQLEIQLQTVRQAKEVIQGEVKCLQCELEAERSLMKQERENMAQQLLRTEEQYNDTLKLRETAHEVEINKLRQELASEREGHHSELQEMLQKWEKKMAETEREHEKKLFDMKQKVATMQAQQEEERTRVEKAKQENITEKLQAELQETQGKIKTVEKRHKEEIKTLKEEMNILLQQRDALQKQVEELTSQLAASKDSQQVIGRKAQQDLSEAQELSRQKVLEVVHLQKILEEKRSQWEEVQHQNKELQVHLRSLEEERSRWEEVERHNTEFQALLKVLEGEKDRLTLSLEEKELSLRTLEENNLAQHNEVSQLLSAIHQAQQLHSDHRREIQELNNQIQSLQEVVLEKEAGLATREKQLLQDLEESQAGEQCLRDSLHMLEAEMSELRLRLCSTENRAKALATECQQANSAHCEARSQLDKLHLVLQRVICDSRDLGTWSSEQGDVWGLTVSQARDLPVELTVDGVAAALQDLCQHLKQTQQALNDARKKTQDLELELSNRQAERDHFSAHNQELQKQLAQSQEETQMAEHKKNSLQAALQEEAAALKEEAMTLHQEVASLERKLESTEKQRRDVLHERDRLQALKEKLVWEIKLLQESVTASETRANTATDTNHSLEQELQTTLSILKIKNEEVETQWEKIQMLQKEAAEVKALQESLTHMTAIMSEREGEMKLYQEQMITLEKQKEMYKTTVNQVIKDITETKQKTESQQEHIQELEKQQEKQRIAISKMNKDLEERDREIRSQQEQLQELEKQQEMLRTAVSKMSKELEEKDQEVRSQQELIVELEKQQEKQKTTVSKVTKELEERTQEVRSQQEQIQELEKQQEMLTTAVSKMSNELVDRDQEVRSQQELIVELEKQQEMQRTTVSKVTKELEEKDQEVRSQQELIAELEKQQEMLRTAVSKMSKELEERDREIGSQQEQIRELEKQRELQRTAVSKMSKELEERDREMRFQEGKIMTLERDGASQVRNLQVDLDHMKGNLKEKNLELQSLTQQIQALEMEREQVKSLHASLGHLRAVLKDRESECDSQRDQLRLLQQYKEQQEGYLQELRGTLEKMTLSLSEKDQELESQQKQIREAEEVMEMQLRTVRDQLEQTLGALKEKDRLLDIQKQQARSYAEKTEEQMNVLHRDLEYTTAVLKEKDLMIESQKELIETFQKQERDSGQQKEILQQLQVALKEKEHEILSLRKQCEAWKEKEERHEAEQTNLQATKLTLKEREEKIEVLEEAIAKLQQQKEEAAMQTEAIQQKLEYAESSLEARDQEIVSLQEHVQELREQKELEGKQAKSLEQDLDKMSQILKENHSEFLRQTEQMNMFRLREESTKVALTSCQQQVDLLEQAVRKRDEDNETLMQKLQRQEEELKTLQNLQLRLTKENEEVRHGREREKLLEEALREKEQEAKAEGELKELEEEVRALREDLQHVQPTLTKKNEEIKNHRDRVGYLEKTLREREQELRRQSELLKQLTSALRWKDGRETLQKQIQKLQKWEEEEAEKRRVLQERDRSLQRQKELTQQLEDERKAKGEELERTIAVLKQTESREVKWKEKAQALTLALTKSEMANGTLREEIAILQSMVSERDTDRFHHQQAIAEGEQLSWLSEKRLLSQQLECLQRAVARLELEKAELKQLNAELRRTLEQVERERRRLKRYHSGRSLPDACGFSLSDQHEMAAFRQEESHTRCSHRLAELQNQVSLLQTQLAEERKYKQAYIECCAKTSQELSDLHQELSHSLAAVVREPKAAVLEAETRKLDRSLNINMALISLDHQSPERHPLHSIARSARSNDLR; this comes from the exons agatttgtcagagctgaaggcagagcaaatgAGGCTTTCTGGATCTATACTTGTAAACTGCTCCCGTCTAAACTCTGGCGTACAGCTCTGGCAGTCCTTCACCCTGGGTAAACCTGTCCTGAAGGATCAGACACAGCAGCAAGCGGgacagaaaataaaccagaaggCTCAGGAAGTGATGTGCTTACCAGTCAAGGGGGACCTGGAGAAGAAAGAGCTTCAAGACAG GGTGATGGAGCTCTCAGCCTTGCTTGTACAGTCTCAGAAGCAGAACGAGGAGAAGGAGAAGACCATGAAAACACTTAACGACACTGTGGAGATTCTA GAAGCAAGTCGGTTAGAGAAGGAATATGAAGCTTCATTGACTAAAAGTGCCAAAGAAGAGAATCGTTCCCTCCAAAAGCTGATAAAAGATATAACTGAG GTGGTGTTAGGTGACAGTGACAGCATGGTCAGCATTATCTGCACTGACAGTTCCCAGCACGCAGAGTCTAGCACCATCCTCTCTTGTCTGAGCTCTGTTGATGCAGAGCATGCCTTTGTATTGGTTCAGGAAACACTGGCAAGGAGGCGAGGAGAAAcacag GCCCTAAAAGAAGAGCTTTCTGCCAGGCAGGACTCTATCAGTTTCCTGCTgcaccagcacagacagcagGAAGAGAAGTGCAGGAACCTGCAGCAAAGGCTTGAGCAACTGGAGGAGGAATGCACGATGTCCAGCAGCCACCGGCAGCACCTCCAGTCTCTGGTAGAAGCACTCAGAAG TGACTGTGCAAACCTTGAGAAAACCAGGGAAGAGCTACGGCAACAGCTTGAACTAACGGAGCAAGAAGCCTCACGTCTGCGTCAAAGTAACACtgaactgcagctgaaggaaGATTCAGCCCAGGGGGAAAAGGTGGAGCAGCAAGAGATGATGGAGAGAGCACGTCGTGACCAGGAGCTCCT ACTGAAGGACTTAGCTGCACTTGAAGGAGAACACTCATTATTACAGAGCGAGTTGGTAGTCGcaagagagatgctggaggaatCGCACCTTCAGAGGGATCTgctgaagcaagagaaacacgAGCTCACCGTGGCACTGGAAAAG gcagagcagtcagtaGCAGAGTTGACAGGGGCTCAGAATAAGCTGACTGCTGAAATAGCTGATCTACAGGTTGCAGCAGCGAACATGAGCAGTATCAATGAAGCTCTTGCGTTGGATAAAGTGCAGCTGAACAAACTCGTGTTGCAG ctggagcaagagcatgacgttctgtcaggcaaagtggacgagatggagagagcaaagatCTCTGACCAGGAGAAGCTGAACTTGTGTGAAAGAGCAAATGAGGCGCTGAGCGCAGagaaagcccacctggagcagctgctgaagaaagcagaggagcaacaggaggggctgcaggcagagctgaggatgctggcagaggagaaggcagaaacccaAGAGAAACTCAATGAG ATTTACCACCAGCAGAAGTCGGCTAGCAGTGGTCTGGAGCAGTTGCGGCAGGAGTCCTCTTGCCAAGGGCAGGCACTGGCCAAGGTGTCCAAGGAGAAGGAATTGCTGGTGCACGAGAAGGCTGCCCTAGAGGTGCGACTGGCAGCCACGGAGCGGGACAGACGaggccttgcagagcagctggcagaggccag GTGCGGGAGGGAGACCCTGGAATCCAGCCTGTTTGAGGCTCAGCAGCGCTTATCTCAGCTGGAGATCGCCAGGAGTCAGCTTGAAATCCAACTTCAGACAGTCAGGCAGGCCAAGGAGGTGATACAAG GGGAAGTGAAGTGCCTTCAAtgtgagctggaagcagagagatctCTCATGAAGCAGGAACGGGAAAACATGGCGCAACAGCTCTTGCGGACAGAAGAGCAGTATAACGATACCCTGAAACTTCGGGAAACGGCTCACGAAGTGGAAATAAACAAGCTCCGGCAAGAGCTG GCAAGCGAGCGGGAAGGGCACCATTCAGAACTGCAAGAGATGctgcagaaatgggaaaagaagatGGCAGAGACAGAAAGGGAGCACGAGAAGAAGCTGTTTGATATGAAGCAGAAAGTTGCTACCATGCAAGCTCAACAAGAAGAGGAACGAACCAGAGTTGAAAAGGCCAAGCAAGAG AACATCACAGAAAAGCTGcaagcagagctgcaggaaaCTCAGGGTAAGATCAAGACAGTGGAGAAGAGGCACAAGGAAGAAATCAAAACCCTCAAAGAGGAAATGAATATCCTTCTTCAGCAGAGGGATGCTCTACAAAAACAG GTGGAAGAGTTGACATCTCAGCTAGCAGCCTCCAAAGATTCCCAGCAAGTGATTGGCCGCAAAGCTCAGCAAGATCTGAGTGAGGCTCAGGAACTTTCAAGGCAAAAGGTGCTGGAGGTTGTGCACCTCCAGAAAAtcctggaggagaagaggagtCAATGGGAGGAGGTACAACATCAGAACAAAGAGCTGCAAGTGCATCTGCGGTCattggaggaggaaaggagtcGATGGGAAGAAGTGGAGCGTCACAACACAGAATTTCAGGCTTTGTTGAAGGTCCTAGAGGGTGAAAAAGACAG GCTGACTCTGTCTCTGGAAGAGAAAGAACTAAGCCTCAGAACCCTGGAAGAAAACAACCTTGCTCAGCACAACGAAGTGTCTCAGCTTCTTTCTGCTATTCACCAGGCCCAGCAGCTTCATTCAGAccacagaagagaaatacaagAGCTCAACAACCAG ATACAGTCACTGCAGGAAGTAGTGTTGGAGAAGGAGGCTGGCCTGGCAACTCGAGAGAAGCAGCTGCTACAGGATCTGGAGGAGTCCCAAGCAGGCGAACAGTGCCTGAGGGACTCTTTGCACATGCTGGAGGCTGAGATGTCCGAGCTGCGTTTGAGGCTTTGCAGCACAGAGAACAGAGCAAAGGCATTGGCCACAGAGTGTCAGCAGGCTAACAGTGCCCACTGTGAAGCCCGATCCCAGCTGGACAAGCTGCACTTGGTTCTCCAGCGTGTGATCTGTGACAGCAGAGACTTAGGCACTTGGAGTTCAG AACAGGGTGATGTCTGGGGCCTAACTGTTTCTCAGGCCAGGGACCTTCCTGTAGAGCTCACAGTGGACGGAGTGGCAGCAGCCCTACAAGACCTGTGTCAGCACCTGAAGCAGACTCAGCAAGCTCTG AATGATGCAAGGAAGAAGACACAGGACTTGGAGCTGGAGCTGAGCAACAGGCAAGCTGAGAGGGACCATTTCAGTGCCCACAATCAAGAGCTGCAGAAACAGTTGGCTCAAAGCCAGGAAG AGACACAGATGGCAGAACACAAGAAGAACTCTCTACAAGCTGCCTTGCAGGAAGAGGCCGCTGCTCTAAAGGAGGAGGCTATGACTCTACATCAAGAGGTGGCATCTTTGGAAAGGAAACTCGAGAGCACTGAGAAGCAAAGAAGGGATGTCCTG CATGAACGGGACAGGCTGCAAGCACTTAAAGAAAAACTGGTATGGGAGATAAAACTTCTTCAGGAATCAGTCACAGCCTCCGAAACCCGAGCAAATACAGCAACAGATACAAATCACTCCCTTGAACAAGAACTCCAAACTACACTATctatcttaaaaattaaaaatgaggaaGTGGAAACACAGTGGGAGAAAATCCAGATGTtacagaaagaagcagcagaggtaAAAGCTTTGCAGGAGAGTCTCACTCATATGACCGCCATCAtgtcagagagggagggagaaatgaagTTGTACCAGGAACAGATGATAAcgctggaaaagcagaaagaaatgtataAAACTACTGTCAATCAGGTTATTAAGGACATAACAGagacaaaacagaagacagaatCCCAGCAAGAACACAtacaggagctggagaagcagcaagaaaaacaaaggattgctataagcaaaatgaacaaagacCTGGAAGAGAGAGATCGGGAGATAAGATCCCAGCAAGAACAGctacaggagctggagaagcagcaagaaatgctgaggactgctgtcagcaagatgagcaaagagctggaaGAGAAGGACCAGGAGGTCAGATCCCAGCAAGAACTGATAgtagagctggagaagcagcaagaaaagcagaagactACTGTCAGCAAGGTGaccaaagagctggaggagaggaccCAGGAGGTCAGATCACAGCAAGAACAGAtacaggagctggagaagcagcaagaaatgctgacgactgctgtcagcaagatgagcaaTGAGCTGGTAGACAGGGACCAGGAGGTCAGATCCCAGCAAGAACTGATagtggagctggagaagcagcaagaaatgcaGAGGACTACTGTCAGCAAGGTGaccaaagagctggaggagaaggaccagGAGGTCAGATCCCAGCAAGAACTGATAgcggagctggagaagcagcaagaaatgctgaggactgctgtcagcaagatgagcaaagagctggaggagagagaccgggagatcggatcccagcaagaacagatacgggagctggagaagcagcgagaactgcagaggactgctgtcagcaagatgagcaaagagctggaggagagagaccgggagatgcgattccaggaggggaaaataatgaCTCTAGAACGAGACGGTGCATCACAAGTGAGAAATCTGCAGGTGGATCTTGATCATATGAAAGGAAACTTGAAGGAGAAGAATTTGGAGCTGCAGTCTCTGACTCAGCAGATCCAAGCgctggaaatggagagagaacagGTGAAATCTCTGCACGCGAGCCTTGGACACCTGAGGGCAGTTCTTAAGGACAGAGAGAGCGAGTGTGATTCTCAAAGGGATCAGTTAAGACTCTTGCAGCAGTACAAGGAACAGCAAGAGGGCTACCTGCAAGAGCTTCGTGGTACACTAGAAAAGATGACCCTGTCTTTATCCGAAAAGGATCAAGAGCTTGagtcacaacaaaagcaaatccgGGAAGCTGAAGAAGTCATGGAAATGCAGTTAAGGACTGTCCGCGACCAACTGGAGCAGACCTTAggagccttaaaagaaaaggacagactcctagacatccaaaagcaacaagcaaggAGCTACgcggagaaaacagaagaacagatgaaTGTCTTGCACAGAGACTTAGAATACACTAcagcagtactgaaagaaaaggatttaatgaTTGAATCTCAGAAGGAACTGATTGAGACCTTCCAAAAACAAGAGCGAGACtctggacagcagaaggaaattctgcagcagcttcaagtggcactgaaggaaaaagaacacgAAATTCTATCCCTTAGAAAGCAATGTGAggcgtggaaggaaaaggaggaaaggcatgaagctgagcaaacaaatctccaagcaacaaagctgactctgaaagaaagagaggaaaagatagAGGTTCTGGAGGAAGCTATCGCTAagcttcaacagcaaaaggaggaggcaGCGATGCAGACCGAAGCCATACAGCAAAAACTAGAATACGCTGAATCTTCTCTAGAAGCGAGAGATCAAGAGATAGTGTCTTTGCAAGAGCACGTCCAGGAGCTTCGAGAGCAGAAGGAGTTAGAAGGCAAGCAGGCCAAGAGTCTAGAGCAGGATCTAGACAAAATGAGCCAAATCTTGAAGGAGAACCACTCGGAGTTCCTCAGGCAGACCGAGCAAATGAACATGTTCCGGCTTCGTGAAGAAAGCACGAAAGTAGCGCTAACGTCATGCCAGCAGCAAGTGGATCTGCTTGAGCAAGCGGtgaggaagagagatgaagacaATGAAACTCTCATGCAAAAACTCCAGCGCCAAGAAGAAGAACTGAAGACCTTGCAGAATCTCCAGCTGAGGCTAaccaaggagaatgaagaggtTAGGCATGGCAGAGAGCGAGAGAAGCTCCTGGAAGAAGCCTTGCGTGAGAAGGAGCAAGAGGCCAAGGCTGAAGGTGAACTAAAAGAGTTAGAAGAGGAAGTAAGAGCTCTTCGGGAAGATCTCCAGCATGTTCAGCCGACTCTGACAAAGAAGAATGAAGAGATCAAGAACCACAGAGACAGAGTCGGGTACTTAGAGAagactctgagagagagagaacaagagctTAGGAGGCAGAGCGAGCTCTTGAAGCAATTAACATCAGCTTTGCGATGGAAGGATGGCAGGGAGACCCtgcagaaacaaatccagaaactccagaaatgggaggaagaagaagcagagaagaggcgagttctccaggagagagaccgttccttgcaaagacagaaggagCTAACGCAACAACTGGAGGATGAGCGGAAAGCCAAGGGGGAAGAATTGGAGCGCACGATTGCTGTTTTGAAGCAGACCGAGAGCAGAGAagtcaaatggaaagagaaggcacAAGCACTGACTCTTGCCCTTACCAAGAGTGAAATGGCCAATGGGACTCTGAGGGAAGAAATAGCCATCCTGCAGAGCATGGTTTCGGAGAGGGACACGGACCGGTTTCATCATCAG CAGGCTATTGCAGAAGGGGAGCAGCTATCATGGCTCTCGGAGAAGAGACTCCTGTCACAGCAGCTGGAGTGTCTGCAGCGAGCAGTTGCAAGGCTGGAACTGGAGAAGGCGGAGCTGAAGCAACTCAATGCTGAGCTCAGGAGGACTCTCGAGCAG GTGGAACGCGAACGGAGGAGACTGAAGAGATATCACAGTGGTCGGTCGCTGCCAGATGCATGCGGATTTTCGCTCTCTGACCAGCACGAGATGGCTGCTTTTAGACAG gaggagtCTCACACTCGCTGCAGTCATCGATTAGCTGAGTTGCAGAACCAG GTGTCCCTTCTGCAGACGCAGCTGGCAGAAGAACGAAAATACAAGCAGGCCTATATCGAGTGCTGTGCCAAGACCAGCCAGGAGCTGTCAGACCTTCACCAAGAGCTGTCTCACTCCTTAGCAGCTGTGGTCAGGGAGCCCAAAGCTGCTGTTCTGGAAGCAGAGACCCGGAAGCTCGATCGGTCTCTGAACATTAACATGGCACTAATATCTCTGGACCATCAGTCTCCTGAGAGGCATCCATTGCACTCAATAGCTAGATCTGCCAGAAGCAATGATCTGAGGTAA